The following coding sequences are from one Paenibacillus stellifer window:
- a CDS encoding GGDEF domain-containing protein produces the protein MLYIRAIPSFELDYDFERIEITSALNEQIPVFRFDISHFKQVNDDYGFEAGDNVIVACYKMIESNVKKYINHATIGRAHGDEFIIFAKASKDVTNQTAQSIINAMKSFDFATIGCPKQMGCYIGGLVGQFKNSTNIRKK, from the coding sequence ATCCTATACATCAGAGCAATCCCATCTTTTGAATTGGATTATGATTTTGAACGCATCGAGATTACCTCAGCACTTAATGAACAGATCCCGGTTTTTCGGTTTGACATCAGCCACTTCAAACAAGTTAATGACGATTACGGCTTCGAAGCAGGAGATAACGTTATTGTCGCTTGTTATAAAATGATTGAATCCAACGTTAAAAAGTATATAAATCATGCAACCATTGGCCGTGCGCATGGTGATGAATTTATTATATTTGCCAAAGCGAGCAAAGACGTGACCAACCAAACCGCTCAAAGTATCATCAACGCTATGAAAAGTTTTGATTTTGCCACGATCGGCTGTCCGAAACAAATGGGATGCTATATCGGAGGTCTAGTCGGACAGTTCAAAAATAGCACAAATATTCGAAAAAAATAA
- a CDS encoding MBL fold metallo-hydrolase, producing MKNRIESFRGSDHFRLNYIADRVIAAIAVPGTGSLGNAAIIDLGDTTLVVDTFSTIQAAEDLKAAAEYLTGNPVSYVINTHWHSDHTSGNQVFLPAAHIISTSTTREIMNTFARDRLAQYRENTEQLYQAIEEFKEQIQQETDEKLKREMAWENASDREFMKMLPNLVHSLPTITFDQQMTIHGSNRSIQLITFGGGHTQSDAIVYIPEDKIVVIGDLVLSKHHPVLTYANPQEWLNILEQIELLDVETIVPGHGEVCSLQELHEVKGYITDIMAIVTEAVQSKNSIDEIEVPELYRSWYFTTYFKTNLSKVYDMITKLED from the coding sequence ATGAAAAATAGGATCGAATCATTTAGAGGCTCCGATCATTTTCGGCTTAATTATATCGCTGATCGTGTAATTGCAGCGATTGCGGTTCCAGGTACCGGTTCTTTGGGGAATGCAGCAATCATTGATCTAGGCGATACAACTCTTGTCGTAGATACATTCTCGACAATACAGGCTGCAGAGGATTTGAAAGCTGCCGCAGAGTACCTCACGGGAAACCCTGTATCCTATGTAATCAACACGCATTGGCATAGTGATCATACCTCTGGAAATCAAGTGTTTTTACCAGCGGCTCATATTATTTCAACATCAACTACTCGTGAGATTATGAATACTTTTGCCAGAGACAGGTTAGCCCAATATCGGGAAAACACGGAGCAATTGTATCAGGCTATCGAAGAATTTAAAGAGCAAATACAACAAGAGACGGATGAAAAGTTAAAAAGGGAAATGGCATGGGAAAATGCTAGTGACCGTGAGTTTATGAAGATGCTCCCCAATCTAGTACATTCGCTGCCGACAATAACTTTTGATCAGCAGATGACCATACATGGCAGTAATCGTAGCATTCAACTCATTACATTTGGCGGGGGACACACGCAAAGTGATGCAATTGTGTACATCCCGGAAGACAAAATTGTCGTAATAGGGGATCTGGTGCTCTCCAAACATCACCCGGTTTTGACATATGCAAATCCTCAGGAATGGCTGAATATTTTGGAGCAGATCGAACTGCTGGATGTAGAAACGATCGTACCGGGACATGGCGAAGTATGCTCTTTGCAAGAACTTCACGAAGTGAAGGGATATATAACCGATATTATGGCAATCGTGACAGAAGCCGTTCAAAGTAAGAACAGCATTGATGAGATTGAAGTACCGGAATTGTATCGTAGCTGGTACTTTACTACATACTTTAAGACGAATTTGAGTAAAGTGTATGACATGATCACTAAGTTAGAGGATTAA
- a CDS encoding metallophosphoesterase yields the protein MTEPNSNLPLSPVPEGGGKSPVSADSTGAGKRRITRRQFLARGAATVVGVGLLTGGYSWQGEPRWLETTRLTLSWKELPAAFSGMKLVHLSDVHLGFNKDAGDVKRLIPHIQAANPDMVVLSGDIVDSYSEDLEESVPLFAELKPPLGKFAILGNHDYKNAEKLIGFLEQAGFTVLRNRHVLVTKGDASIAIAGMEDVLIGVPGPDPKAALGGIPPGTFTLLLMHEPDYADQVQEYSIQLQLSGHSHGGQIRLPIAGPLFVPKGATKYVSGLYTVGTQQMKLYVSRGFGETYMPFRFMCRPEITVFTLLHK from the coding sequence ATGACTGAACCGAATTCCAACCTTCCCCTATCCCCGGTTCCGGAAGGAGGGGGCAAATCGCCTGTCTCGGCGGATTCAACAGGTGCTGGCAAACGCCGGATAACCCGCCGCCAGTTTCTAGCCCGGGGCGCGGCCACCGTTGTGGGGGTGGGGCTTCTTACCGGCGGGTACAGCTGGCAGGGAGAACCCCGCTGGCTCGAAACAACCCGGCTGACTCTTAGCTGGAAGGAGCTGCCCGCCGCTTTTTCCGGGATGAAGCTCGTTCATCTCAGCGACGTGCATCTCGGATTCAACAAGGATGCGGGAGATGTGAAGAGACTGATTCCGCATATTCAGGCGGCCAACCCGGATATGGTTGTATTGAGCGGCGATATCGTCGACAGCTATTCCGAGGATCTGGAGGAGTCCGTCCCGCTCTTCGCAGAGCTGAAGCCTCCGCTCGGGAAATTCGCCATACTGGGCAACCATGATTACAAGAATGCCGAGAAGCTGATTGGATTTCTGGAGCAGGCGGGGTTCACGGTGCTTCGCAACCGGCATGTGCTTGTGACAAAGGGGGATGCATCCATTGCAATTGCAGGGATGGAGGATGTGCTGATCGGCGTCCCCGGACCTGACCCCAAAGCGGCGCTCGGAGGGATTCCGCCCGGAACGTTCACCCTGCTCTTGATGCATGAACCGGATTATGCGGATCAGGTGCAGGAGTACTCCATCCAGCTTCAGTTGTCGGGACACAGCCACGGGGGGCAGATTCGTCTTCCTATTGCGGGACCGCTGTTTGTTCCGAAGGGAGCGACCAAGTATGTCAGCGGTCTCTACACGGTGGGGACGCAGCAGATGAAGCTGTATGTCAGCCGGGGCTTCGGCGAGACATACATGCCTTTTCGCTTCATGTGCCGGCCGGAAATAACGGTGTTCACACTGTTACACAAATGA
- a CDS encoding ion channel, translated as MDGWMWTLNTVLVVSLALFFYRVKVRWVSKGVLLVPLLIYVLFSVEDLLNLISLDTLVTGSRGMRALIVLFCLASVIFYLIFIFHEIKESNSKEVTMQSTLLRISGATVICILFFTIVYTSIYKLFGQSSFHGDGIGQDLPTQLITFLYFSVATFTTVGYGDISPVDNTARLVVIMQISFSFITVAYALSMLGLFRKILGPQTEEEIKAEVEVDLEEEVEEEADEAVDDVLVEKEGGTKRR; from the coding sequence ATGGACGGATGGATGTGGACTCTGAACACGGTGCTTGTCGTGTCACTGGCTTTGTTTTTTTACCGGGTAAAGGTGCGGTGGGTAAGCAAAGGTGTTCTTCTTGTTCCGCTGCTCATCTACGTGCTGTTCTCCGTGGAGGATTTGCTGAATCTGATCAGCCTGGATACTCTGGTAACGGGAAGCCGGGGCATGCGGGCCCTGATCGTGCTGTTCTGCCTGGCATCAGTCATTTTTTATCTGATATTTATTTTTCATGAAATCAAGGAATCGAACAGCAAGGAAGTGACCATGCAGTCGACGCTGCTCCGGATCAGCGGAGCGACGGTAATCTGCATCCTGTTCTTCACAATCGTCTACACCTCGATTTACAAGCTATTCGGCCAGTCTTCCTTCCACGGCGATGGAATCGGGCAGGACCTGCCGACCCAGTTGATCACATTCCTCTACTTCAGCGTCGCCACGTTCACGACCGTCGGGTACGGGGATATATCCCCGGTGGACAATACCGCAAGGCTCGTGGTCATTATGCAGATCAGCTTCAGCTTCATTACGGTAGCGTATGCCCTGTCGATGCTGGGTCTGTTCCGCAAAATACTCGGCCCCCAGACGGAAGAGGAGATCAAGGCGGAGGTGGAAGTCGACCTGGAAGAGGAAGTAGAAGAAGAAGCGGACGAAGCGGTGGATGATGTGTTAGTTGAAAAAGAAGGCGGCACCAAACGCCGCTGA
- a CDS encoding MBL fold metallo-hydrolase — translation MTHRYERLTPHVFIMHAEHETDRPILAAISGERRTLLMDAGNSPAHAELFRAELAKHGIPLPDMMVLTHWHWDHTFGMSAWNGIPAAAHAETGRAMAVLKGLDGSDACLDELVRKEIISDSSAADIRKEYGGQRSGIRIIQPDLLFQDRIELDLGGVVCEMVHMGGDHSADSCYLHVREDKVLFLGDALGPSVYGGPRRYTSGSFLRLLAGAYAYGADWYVESHGLPMSGPEFRRDLEAWEQLARIARETGPDRERIIREMKAFLKTEELPGDLMQGVGYFLEGFKSR, via the coding sequence ATGACCCATCGATATGAACGGTTAACCCCGCATGTGTTCATCATGCATGCCGAACATGAGACGGACCGTCCCATTCTTGCGGCCATTTCCGGAGAGCGGCGCACGCTGCTCATGGATGCCGGCAATTCGCCGGCCCATGCGGAGCTGTTCCGCGCAGAGCTTGCGAAGCACGGCATCCCGCTGCCGGACATGATGGTGCTGACCCATTGGCACTGGGACCACACCTTTGGAATGTCGGCCTGGAACGGCATCCCCGCCGCAGCCCATGCGGAGACGGGCCGCGCCATGGCCGTCCTGAAGGGATTGGACGGGTCCGATGCCTGCCTGGACGAGCTGGTGCGCAAGGAGATCATCAGCGATAGCAGCGCGGCAGACATCCGGAAGGAGTACGGCGGGCAGCGGAGCGGCATCCGGATTATCCAGCCCGATCTGCTGTTCCAGGACCGGATCGAGCTGGACCTGGGAGGCGTCGTATGCGAGATGGTTCATATGGGAGGCGATCATTCCGCCGACAGCTGCTACCTGCATGTCCGCGAAGACAAAGTGCTCTTTCTGGGCGATGCCCTTGGTCCGTCCGTCTACGGCGGGCCTAGACGGTACACAAGCGGCTCGTTCCTGCGTCTGCTTGCCGGTGCTTATGCCTATGGCGCCGACTGGTATGTCGAATCCCACGGCCTGCCGATGAGCGGGCCGGAGTTTCGGCGCGATCTGGAAGCTTGGGAGCAGCTTGCCAGGATTGCGCGGGAGACCGGTCCCGACCGGGAGAGAATCATCCGGGAGATGAAGGCCTTTCTGAAGACGGAGGAACTCCCGGGCGATCTGATGCAGGGAGTCGGCTATTTCCTGGAAGGGTTCAAGTCCCGCTGA